One Streptomyces formicae genomic window, CAGGCTCTCGGTCTCGGCCTTGCGCCAGCGGGCGGCGAGGAAGCCCATCACCGTGACGGCGACGAAGAAGAAGATGAACACGGCGAGCGCGACGCCGTTGACTCCGTCGTTCATGACCGCCCGCCTTCCTTGCGGGCGCGCTGGTCACGCTGCCACAGCTTGTACGCGATCATCGTCAGGACCGTGGAGATGAGCACCCACAGCATCTGGTACCAGTAGAAGAACGGGATGCCGATGAAGGTCGGTTCGACCTTGGCGTAGGAACTGACCCAGAGCATCGCCACGAACGGCGCGACGAGGCAGAGGGCGATGACCACGCGGACCGGCGTGACCACCGGTCTGCTCACTTCAGGCGCATCTGACATGTCACGGCTCCGCTCCCTCGCTCATCCCACGTTTGACGTGCGGGAAATCTAAGCGAGAGTCTTGATCTACGGAACCCCCGTCCGGATAACGGACGGGTCACCAGTGCGTCAACGTGCCTGTTCAGCAGCAGCGGAAGCCTTGCCGGGGGTCCGACTCCTGGTTGTCTGTCCGCATACGCTCAAAAGCGCGGCGGCTGGGGACAGTTGCGGCCGGATGGTCCCTGCGGACATGAGCCACGTACCGTTCGTACGCCGACTCGTCGGTCAGCTCGCGGACGTACCACCGCATCCAGCGCGCGCCGCGCAGCAGCCACGTCACGGAATCAGCTCCCGCTTCTCCTCGCGCGTCGCGATCAGGCCCGCGGGGGCCGTCAACTTCGACTCCACGTACGGCGCTTCGCTCAGCCGCGAGGAGGCGGGGTCGCGGACGTGCTTGACGCAGATCCGGGCCGCGTCGGCGATCACGATGACGATGAGCAGGGCGAGGGCGGCCGAAAGGACGCCGTCCACCGTGGAGTTGGTGACCACGGTGTGCATGTCGTCCATGGTCTTGGCGGGCGGCAGGACCTTCCCCGCGTCGATCGCGTCCTGGTAGTTGGAGCGCTGCTGGAAGAAGCCGACGCGCGGATCGCTGGAGAACACCTTCTGCCAGCTCGCGGTGAGCGTGACCGTCGCGTCCCAGACCAGCGGAATCCCGGTGATCCAGGCCCACTTGAGGCGCCCGGACTTCACGAGCAGCGTCGTGCAGACGGCGAGCGCCACGGCCGCGAGCAGCTGGTTGGCGATGCCGAAGATCGGGAAGAGCTGGTTGATCCCGCCGAGCGGCTCGTGCACGCCGACCCAGAGGAAGTACCCCCACAGGCCGGTGACCGCGGCGCTGGTGAGGACGAGCCCGGGGCGCCAACTCACGTTCCTGAAGGGCTTGTAGACGTTGCCGAGCATGTCCTGGAGCATGAAGCGGCCCACGCGCGTGCCCGCGTCGAGCGCGGTGAGGATGAACAGCGCCTCGAACATGATCGCGAAGTGGTACCAGAAGGCCCGCATCGAGCCGCCCGTGACCTTCGAGAAGATCTCGGAGACGCCGATCGCGAGGGTGGGCGCGCCGCCCGTGCGCGAGAGCAGCGAGGACTCCTCGACGTTCTTGGCGGCCTGCGCCAGATCGGCCGGTGAGATGGAGTACCCGAAGCCCGCGACGGCCTTCGACGCCTCCTGGACGGTGTCGCCGATGACGCCCGCGGGCGCGTTCATCGCGAAGTAGAGACCGGGGTCGATGATCGACGCGGCGACGAGCGCCATGATCGCGACGGCCGACTCCATCAGCATGGAGCCGTAGCCGATCATCCTGACCTGCGTCTCCTTCTGGATCATCTTCGGCGTCGTACCCGAGGAGATCAGCGCGTGGAAGCCCGAGAGGGCGCCGCAGGCGATGGTGATGAAGACGAAGGGGAAGAGCGATCCGGCGAAGACCGGGCCGTCGCCGCGCGAGGCGAAGTCGGTGACCGGGTCCATCTTCAGCGTCGGCAGGGCGATCACCACGCCGAGCGCGAGCAGCACGATGGTGCCGATCTTCATGAACGTGGAGAGGTAGTCGCGCGGCGCGAGCAGCATCCACACCGGCAGGATCGAGGCGATGAAGCCGTACGCCACCAGCCAGATGACCAGCGTCGAGGGCGCGAGCGTGAACGTGTCGGCGAGCGAGGACTCGGCGACCCAGCGCCCGGAGACCAGCGCGAGCAGCAGCAGGGCGATGCCGATGAGGGAGACCTCACTGACCCGGCCCGGACGCAGTACGCGCAGGTAGAAGCCCATGAGCAGGGCGATCGGGATGGTCATCGCGATGGAGAAGGTGCCCCACGGCGACTGGGCGAGCGCGTTGACGATGACGAGCGCGAGCACCCCGAGCAGGATGATCATGATCGCGAAGGTGGCGAGCAGCGCCGCGGCCCCGCCGAACGGGCCGATCTCCTCGCGGGCCATCTGCCCGAGCGACTTGCCGTCGCGCCGGGTGGAGAAGAACAGCACGACCATGTCCTGCACGGCGCCCGCGAAGATCACGCCGACGATGATCCAGATGGTGCCCGGCAGGTACCCCATCTGCGCGGCGAGCACGGGCCCCACAAGGGGGCCCGCGCCCGCGATCGCGGCGAAGTGGTGACCGAGGAGGACCCGGCGGTCGGTCGGGTGGAAGTCGATGCCGTTGTCGAGCCGCTCGGCGGGCGTCGCCCGCGACTTGTCGACCTTGAGGACCTTGTACGCGATGAACTTGGAGTAGAAGCGGTACGCGATGGCGTACGTGCCGAGGGCCGCGGCCACCATCCAGGCGGCCGACACCTCCTCGTCGCGGGCGAGTGCCAGGACGGTCCAGCCCGCGGCGCCGATCAGCGCGACGAGGGACCAGATGACGATGGATCGAGGATTCGCTGTGCGCACCGGGTCGTCCTCCCGTTCACCATGCGATGACGGGAGGACGGTAGAGCAGCGGCGTGATCCGCGCCAGACCCCGGACGGGGGTCGGTCGGGCGCCGGTCGGGTGTCGGCCGGTGGGCGGGTCAGTCCGTGGGGCGCTTGAGACGGGCCACGAACTTGTACCGGTCGCCCCGGTACACCGAGCGCACCCACTCCACCGGCTGCCCCGAGCCGTCCAGGGAGTGCCGGGACAGGAGCAGCATCGGCAGGCCGACGTCGGTGCCGAGCAGGCCCGCCTCGCGCGGGGTGGCCAGCGAGGTCTCGATGGTCTCCTCGGCCTCCGCGAGGTGGACGTCGTACACCTCGGCGAGCGCGGTGTAGAGCGAGGTGTACTTGACCAGGGAGCGGCGCAGCGCGGGGAAGCGCTTGGCGGACAGGTGCGTGGTCTCGATCGCCATCGCCTCGCCGTTGGCCAGGCGCAGCCGCTCGATCCTGAGCACCCGGCCGCCCGCGCTGATGTCGAGCAGGCCCGCGAGGGTGTCGTCGGCGGTGATGTAGCCGATGTCCAGGAGCTGCGAGGTCGGCTCCAGGCCCTGGGCCCGCATGTCCTCGGTGTACGAGGTGAGTTGGAGCGCCTGGGAGACCTTCGGCTTGGCGACGAAGGTGCCCTTGCCCTGGATGCGCTCCAGACGGCCCTCGACGACCAGCTCCTGGAGGGCCTGGCGCACCGTCGTGCGGGAGGTGTCGAACTCGGCGGCGAGCGTGCGCTCCGGCGGGACGGGGGTGCCGGGGGGCAGTGTTTCGGTCATGTCGAGCAAGTGCCGCTTCAGGCGGTAATACTTGGGCACGCGCGCGGTCCGGCCGATGCTCGCGCCCTCCGAGGGCGCGCCCACATCGGTGCCCGTGCCACCCGCTTCGGTGCCCATCGACTGCCTTCCCGGCTCCTGTGCTGCTGCCGTCACCGGCTCCTCCGTCTGTCGCGGCTCACATCGTGGCACGGTACGGGCCGAGCAGACTCCGCCTGCTCAGGTGTCGGTCCGATAACGGACGCGACAGCCCTTCTTATACACCCTTGACACCCCTAAAGGTCTAGGCCAAGCTCCCCGTACTGGTCTACACCATTAAAGACCAGGTTCCAGTCCCACGGGCAGATCTCGGTCCATTTGGTCGCTGCGGGTGGGGGGTTGACTGGCATCCCTTGAGGAGGGTGACGTGAAGCGCAAGCTCATAGCGGCCATCGGTGTCGCGGGCATGTTGGTGTCGGTCGCGGCCTGCGGCGGTGACGACGGGGACAAGAAGTCCGGTGGAGCCGACGGCTACAAGGGCGAGACGCTGACGCTCTGGGCGATGGACGGCTCGACGCCGGACCAGTGGCAGAAGGACGTCACGGCGGCCTTCGAGAAGAAGACCGGCGCCAAGCTGAAGTTCGAAGTCCAGCAGTGGAACGGCATCCAGCAGAAGCTGACCACCGCCCTCTCCGAGGAGAACCCTCCGGACGTCTTCGAGATCGGCAACACCCAGACCGCCGCGTACGCCAAGACGGGCGGCCTCGCCGAGCTCGACGACCTCAAGAAGTCGATCGGCGCCGACTGGACCGAGTCGATGAACAAGGCCTCGGTCATCGACGGCAAGCAGTACGCCGCCCCGTGGTTCGTCCTCAACCGCGTCGTGGTCTACAACAAGAAGATCTGGGCCGACGCCGGCATCAAGGAGCTTCCCAAGACCCGCGCCGAGTTCCTCAAGGACCTCAAGCAGATCGGCGCGAAGACCGACGCCGAGCCGATCTACCTGCCCGGCCAGAACTGGTACCACTTCGTCGGCCTGACCATCGGTGAGGGCGCCGAGCTGGTCAAGAAGGACGGCGACAAGTACGTCTCCAACCTCGGTGACCCCAAGGTCGCCAAGGCCATGAAGACGTACAAGGAGTTCGCGGACCTCTCCAAGGCCCCCAAGAACAAGGACGAGGCCACCCCGCAGCAGGCCGAGGTCTTCGCCAAGGGCAAGACCGGCGCCTTCATCGGCATGAGCTGGGAAGCCCCCACCGCCATCAAGGCCAACCCGAAGATCGAGAAGGACATCGGCTTCTTCACGATCCCCGGCGCCACGGCCGACAAGCCCGAGGGCGTCTTCCTCGGCGGCTCCAACCTCGCCATCGCCGCGACCAGCAAGAAGCAGGACCTCGCCAAGGAGTTCCTGAAGATCGCGCTGTCCGACAAGTTCGAGGGTCAGTTCGCCAAGGAAGGCGGCACGATCCCGAACAAGAAGGCGCTGGAGTCCAACCTCAAGGGCAACCCGGCCGCCGAGGCCGCGGCCCCCGCCACCTCCGGCGGCGGCACCACCCCGCTGATCCCGGAGTGGGGCGCGGTCGAGAACCCGCCGAACCCGATCAAGAACTACATGACCGCGGTGCTCAACGGTAAGTCGCCTGCCGCCGCCGCCAAGCAGGTCGAGGGCGAGCTCAACAAGCGCCTGGCGCAGAAGCAGTAACAACGCGTCCTCTTGCCGGGGGTGGCGGGTGACGTGACCCCGCCGCCCCCGGCGTACCCATGAGTGCCGCGTGTTCCCCCGCCGCGCACTCCGCGTTCTCCGCGCTGATCACAGCGCCTCGCGTTGCCCACGAAAGAGATGGCGAGCATGACCGTGCAGAAGACCGAACGGCCGCCCTCCGGCCCGACGGAGGTGCAGACATCGGACGGCGGGCCACGACCAGGGGGCCCGCGCAGATCCGCCGGACGTCTCACCGGCGTCACGCCCTATCTGCTTCTTGCCCCCGCGATCATCGTCACCCTGCTGCTGCTGGGCTGGCCGCTGGTCAACAACGGGATCCTGTCGTTCCAGAACCTCAACATGCGGCAGTTCATCCTGCACTTGACCGAGTGGAACGGGTTCGACAACTACAAGGAGGTCCTCACCGGCGAGGACTTCTGGCGGGTCACCGGACGCTCGATCGCCTTCACCGCCGTCAACGTCGTGCTGATCATGGTCCTCGGCACGCTGGTGGGACTGCTCCTCGCGCGCCTCGGCCGGAAGATGCGCACGTTCCTCCTGGTCGGCCTCGTGCTCGCCTGGGCCATGCCCGTCGTCGCGGCGAGCACCGTCTACCAGTGGCTGTTCGCGCAGCGCTTCGGCGTCGTCAACTGGGTGCTCGCCAAGATCGGCTTCGAGTCGATGGCCGACCACGACTGGCTGGCCACGCAGTACTCGACCTTCTTCGTCGTCCTGCTGCTGATCGTCTGGATGTCCATCCCCTTCGTGGCGATCAACCTGTACGCCGCCACGACCACCATTCCCAAGGAGCTGTACGAGGCCGCGTCGCTCGACGGCGCCGGTGCCTGGAAGCAGTTCACCCAGGTCACGATGCCGTACCTGCGGCCCTTCCTCTACGCCACGACGTTCCTGGAGATCATCTGGGTCTTCAAGGCGTTCGTACAGGTCTTCACGATCAACGAGGGCGGACCCGACCGGCTCACCGAGATCCTGCCCGTCTACGCCTACATCGAGGGCATGGGCAACCAGCACTTCGGCATGGGTGCCGCGATCGCGCTGCTCACCATCATCATCCTGCTGGCCATCACCTCGTTCTACCTGCGGATCGTGCTCAAGCAAGAGGAGGACGAGCTGTGAAGCGCTCGCTGATGGGCCGCCTGTGGCCCAACCTGGTCGCTGTCGTCATGTTCGTCTTCTGCGTCTTCCCCGTGTACTGGATGTTCGCGACGGCCTTCAAGCCGACCGGCGACATCATCGCCGAGGACCCGGTCTGGTTCCCGACCGACGCCACCTTCGAACACTTCAAGACGGCGGTGAACGCCGACCACTTCTGGACGATGGCGGGCAACTCCCTCATCGTCACGCTGCTCGCGGTGGTCTTCTCGCTCATCATCGGCGTGACCGCGGCCTTCGCCCTGGCCCGGATGCGCTTCAAGGGCCGACGCGGCTTCATCATCGGCTTCATGCTGGCGCAGATGGCGCCGTGGGAAGTCATGGTCATCGCGATCTACATCATCGTGCGCGACGCGGACATGCTGAACAGCCTGATCCCGCTGACCCTCTTCTACATGGTGATGATCCTGCCCTTCACGCTCCTCACGCTGCGCGGCTTCGTCGCCGCGGTGCCCAAGGAGCTGGAGGAGTCCGCCATGGTGGACGGCTGCACCCGTATGCAGGCGTTCCGCCGGGTGATCCTGCCGCTGCTCGCGCCGGGCCTGATGTCGACCTCGCTCTTCGGCTTCATCACCGCCTGGAACGAGTTCCCGCTGGTCCTCGTGCTCAACAAGGAAGCAGAGTCCAAGACCCTGCCGGTATGGCTCTCCAGCTTCCAGACCCAATTCGGCGACGACTGGGGCGCCACCATGGCCGCGGCCTCGCTCTTCGCCATCCCGATCCTGATCCTCTTCGTCTTCCTGCAGCGCAGGGCCGTGAGCGGCCTGACCGACGGCGCAGTGAAGGGATAACGCCGCACCATGACGACCTCCACCACCCACGCCGGTGACACGCTCACCCGCAACGCCCTGACCGTCCTCCAGCCCGGCTTCGACGGCACCACCGCCGTGCCGGACTGGGTGCGCCGCCGGATCGACGAGGGCCTCGCCTCCGTCAGTCTGTTCGGCCGCAACGTGCGGACCGCCGAGCAGGTCACCGCCCTCACCGCCCAGCTCAAGGCCGAGCGCGACGACCTCCTGATCGCCATCGACGAGGAGAGCGGCGACGTCACCCGCCTGGAGGTGCGCACCGGCTCCTCCTACCCGGGCAACCACGCGCTCGGCGCCGTCGACGACACCGACCTCACCCGTGAGGTCGCCGCCGACCTCGGCCGCCGCCTGGCCGCCTGCGGCATCAACTTCAACTGGGCGCCGTCCGCGGACGTCAACGCCAACCCGGACAACCCGGTCATCGGCGTACGTTCCTTCGGATCCGACCCCCTCCTGGTCGCGCGGCACACCGCCGCCTACGTCGAGGGCATGCAGTCGTCCGGCGTCGCCACCTCCGCCAAGCACTTCCCCGGGCACGGCGACACCGCGGTCGACTCGCACCACTCGGTGCCGCTCATCGACGTCGGCAGGGACGTGCTCGACTCCCGCGACCTGGCGCCCTTCCGCGCCGCGATCGCCGCGGGCACGCGCGCCGTGATGAGCGCCCACCTCCTGGTGCCCGCGCTCGACCCGGAGAACCCGGCGACGGTCTCGCGCCGCATCCTCACGGGCCTGCTCCGCGAGGAACTCGGCTACCAGGGCCTGATCGTCACCGACGGCATGGACATGCACGCGATCGCCGGGACCTACGGCTTCGAGCGCGGCTGTGTGCTCGCCATCGCCGCGGGCGCCGACGCGATCTGCACCGGCGGCGGCCCCTCGGACGAGGGGACCGTGGTGCGCCTGCGGGACGCCTTCATCGAGGCGGTCCGCACCGGGGAGCTCTCCGAGGAGCGCCTCGCCGACGCGGCCGAGCGGGTCAGGGCGTTGGCGAGCTGGACCTCGGTGTCGGGCGCGGCCAGTCGTTCGGGGGGCGCGCCCGACACCGAGATCGGTCTCGTCGCGGCCCGCCGCGCGCTGACCGTCACCCGCGGCGAGACGTACGCGGCCCCGGTCACCGAGGCCCCCTACGTCGCCACGTTCTCCCCGCTGCCGAACATCGCGGTCGGCGACGAGACCCCCTGGGGCGTGACCGCCGAACTGACGGCCACCTTCCCCGGCACGGAGTCGGGCACCTTCTCCGGGGACGGCGCGGGCGCGAAGGCGCTCGCGGCCGCGGGGGAGCGCCGCGTCGTCGCGGTGGTCCGCGACGCCCACCGGCACGCCTGGATGTCCGACGCCCTGAAGACCCTCGTCTCGGCCCGTCCGGACACGGTCGTGGTGGAGATGGGCGTGCCCCAGTCCGCCCCGATCGGCGCCCTGCACATCGCCACGCGGGGTGCGGCACGGGTGTGCGGGACCGCGGCGGCGGAGGTCGTCACCGGCGGCTGACGCCCGCGACAGGCACCGACGCCGGAAGGGGCGCCCCCTGGTGGGGGCGCCCCTTCCGGCGTCTTGACCGGCGGCCGTCGAGCCGCCGAACTCCCTTACAGGCCCTGCCAGTCGGGCTTGTTGGTGTAGGCGTGCCGGAAGTAGTCGGCGAGCTTCAGCTTGGAGGCCGCGGCCTCGTCCACGACGACCGTGGCGTGCTGGTGCAGCTGCAACGCCGACGCCGGCACGACGGAGGCCACAGGGCCCTCGACCGTCGCGGCCACCGCGTCCGCCTTGCCCTCGCCCGTGGCGAGCAGCACCAGGTGCCGCGCCTCCAGGATCGTGCCGATCCCCTGGGTGATGACGTGGTGCGGGACCTGCTCGATGTCGCCGTCGAAGAAGCGCGCGTTGTCCACCCGCGTCTGCTCCGTCAGCGTCTTGATGCGCGTCCGCGAGGCGATCGACGAGCACGGCTCGTTGAACCCGATGTGCCCGTCGGTCCCGATGCCGAGCAGCTGGAGATCCACGCCACCGGCTGCGGCGAGCGCCTTGTCGTACGCCTCGCAGGCGGCCTGCACGTCGTCCGCGCTGCCGTCGGGACCCATGAAGGAGGACTCGCTGAGCCCGAGCGGCTCGACGACCTCGCGCAGGACCACGGAACGGTAGGACTCGGGGTGCCCGACCGGCAGCCCGACGTATTCGTCGAGCTGGCAGATGCGCGCGCGCGAGGCATCCACGGCACCGGCGGCGACCTTGGCGGCCAGCGCCTCGTAGATGGGCAGCGGGGTGGATCCGGTGGCGACACCGAGCAGGGCGTCAGGCTTACGGCGCACCAGGGCGGCCATGGCCTCCGCGATGAGCTCGCCGCCTGCCTTGGCGTCCGGGACGATGACAACTTCCACGCTGGGCCTGCCGATCTGGAGAGGGGCTCAAGAGGACTGGTGGTATAGACCAATCTAGCAGAGCTGGGCCGCCAGAACAGTCGATTCCTGCGGTCCATGCTGGGCTCTCCACACCGCCTCCGCCCGTCGAGCGCCCGACACCGACGCGAACCCCACCCCACATCCCTCCCGCCCCCGCCCCCTGCCCCTCCCGCTGCCCTCGCTCTTCCGCTCCCGCCCCCTGCCTCGTCACGAGTCGGCCCGCAGCAGAGGCGCCCCGCGCCCCGAGCGGGGAGAGTGGGAGGCATGACCGCCATGACTCCCCAGGACGGGCACCACCCGCAGAGCGAGCGGCCGGGTCGGATCATGTGCCGGGAGATGGCCGAGCAGCCCGAGGTCCTGCGCCGCATCCTCGATACCGGCGCCCCCGAGATCCAGGAGACCGCGCGACGCGTCGCCGAGAAGAAGCCCCGCTTCGTCCTGCTCTCCGCCCGTGGCACCTCCGATCACGCCGCGCTCTACGCGAAGTACCTCCTCGAAGTGCGTCTCGGCCTGCCCTGCGGCCTCACCTCGATGTCCACGATCACGGCCTACGGCGCCAAGCCCGACCTGCGGGACGTCCTGGTCGTCACCGTGAGCCAGTCCGGCGGCTCGCCCGATCTGGTCGCCTCGGCCCAGGCCGCGCGCGAGGCCGGTGCGATCACGCTCGCGGTGACCAACAACCCGGACTCGCCCCTGGCCGCCGTCTGCGAACACCACATCGACATCCTCGCGGGACCGGAGAAGGCGCTCCCCGCGACGAAGACCTACACCGCCGCCCTGCTCGCCCTCCACCTCTTCGTCGAAGGGCTCGCCGGCCCCGGCGGCGACGACGCGGGCGCCGCGCGGCTGCCGGACCTCGCGGCCCAACTCCTCGACAGACAGGGCGAGATCAAGGACCTGGCCGCCCGCTACCGCTTCGCGGAACGCATGGTGATCACCTCTCGTGGCTACGGCTACCCGACCGCCAAAGAGGCGGCCCTGAAGCTGATGGAGACCAGCTACATCCCGGCGCTCGCCTACTCCGGCGCCGACCTGCTGCACGGCCCGCTCGCGATGGTCGACAACATCTCACCGGTCATCGCCGTCGTGACGGACGGCCGGGGCGGCGAGGCGCTCCAGCCCGTGCTCGACCGGCTGCGCGGACGCGGCGCCGACCTGGTGGTCATCGGCCCGAAGGCCCAGGTCGAGCAGGCGTCGGCCGGTTTCGTCCTGCCCACCGACGGCGTACCGGAGGCGCTCCAGCCGATCCTGGAGATCATCCCCCTGCAACTGCTCGCCTACGAGGTGACGATCGCGCGCGGGCAGGACCCGGACGCGCCCAGGGCTCTGGCCAAGGTGACGGAGACCCGCTGACGCGGCCGAGGGGTCACGTCAGGGACCCGCCCGTCGCGTCTATCCACGCCCCGGTGACCCATCGGCCGTCGTGCGAGGCGAGGAAGGACACCACGTCGCCGATGTCCGACGCCTCGCCGATGCGGCCGAGCGCGGACAGCTTGGCGGAGCTCTCCCACGCGTCCTTGTTCTCCTCGCCGCGCAGCCATCCGGCGTTGTTGTCGGTGTCCACGATCCCCGGGGCCACCGAGTTGACCGTGATCCCGCGCGGGCCGAGGACCTTCGAGAGGTTCTGCGTGAACACGTCCAGGGCGCCCTTGGTCATGGCATACGCCATGATCTCCGGCATCGCCGCGGCCCGCGAGAGGCCGGACGAGATGTTGATGACCCGGCCGCCGTCCCGCAGCCGCTCCGCGCCGAGCTGCGTGATGAAGTACGGCGCCTTCACGTTCACGGCGAACAGCCGGTCGTACTCCGCCACCTCCGTCTCGGTGAAGGAACTCGACGTACCGATCCCCGCGTTGTTCACCAGGATGTCCAGGCCGTCCGCGTGGGCGTCGAACCGGGACCACAGCGCCCGGGCGTCCCCCTCGGTGCCCAGCTCCGTGCCGATCGCGAAGGCGGATCCGCCCTCGGCCTCGATCGCGGCCACGGTCTCCTTCGCCGCGACCTCGTTGCTCCCGAAGTGCACGCCGACCCGTGCCCCGTCCCGCCCGAGCCGCTCGGCGATGCCCCGCCCGATGCCCCGGCTGCCGCCCGTGACCAGCGCCGTCTTCCCCGCAAACCTGCCCGCGTGTGCACCCATGTCAGGCGCCCCCTCTTTCTCTAGTGGTCGCTACAGAAAAAACCGTACCCGATCCCGATTCCATTTACTAGCGCCCGCTATACAATTCACCCCATGGCGACGAAACAGCGCGGACGACCCCGCTCCTTCGACCGCGAGACGGCCCTCGAACAGGCGATCCGCACCTTCTGGGAGCACGGGTACGAGGCGACGTCCGTCTCCGACCTCACCCGCGTGATGGGCATCGGGGCCCCCAGCCTCTACGCCGCGTTCGGCGACAAGCGGACGCTCTTCGACGAGGTCGTCGTGCGCTACGGCCTCACCCACGGCGCCTTCGGCGGCCGCGCCCTCGACGAGGAGCCGACGGTGCGCGGCGCGGTCTCGCGGCTGCTGCACGAGGCCGCCGCCGAGTTCACCGACCCGGACCACCCCCGTGGCTGCCTCGTCATCACCGCGGCCACCAACTGCACGACACCCGAAGTCGAAGAGGCCCTCCGGGAGCGGCGGAACGCCAACGTGGCGGGCATCGAGTCGCGCATCGGCGCGGCCGTCGCGGCGGGGGAGCTGCCCGATGACACCGACCCCGCCGCCCTTGCCCGCTATGTGGCGGCGGTCTTCCAGGGGATGTCGCAGCAGGCCAGGGACGGCGCGACCCGGCAGGACCTGGAGGCCGTCGCCGATCTCGCCATGCGCGCGTGGCCGCAGGGCCGACGGCCGGAGAACCCGGTCTGACACTCGGAGGAAGAGACGACAACAAACATCCGCCGACGCATAGACATGGGAGAATGGTCTAGTCCACAATGCGTGGGTAAAGCATCCGCCCTCCCCGCACAGGAGGGTGGACCGAGGAACCGGCGCTCTCTGCCCTGACCGCGCCGGAGCCTCCCGATCGGCGGCCAGTACCGCACATTCTGGCGGCCGATGCACCTGAAGGGCTGCGGTGCCGCGGGTGGGTTGAGGGTCCTGCCCCTGGCGCCGCGGCTCGTCGGGAAGCGAAAGGTACGCTCGCACGCGTGCCCTCCATGAACGAACTCGTACGCCAGCACACCGCTCTCGGTGACTCCGACCTCGAGTGGCTGCACCTGCTGGTCTCGGAGTGGCAGCTGCTCTCCGACCTCTCCTTCGCCGACCTCGTGCTCTGGGTCCCCACGCGCGACGGCACCCGCTATGTCTCCGTGGCGCAGATGCGGCCGAACACCGGCCCCACCTCCTACCAGGACGACATGGTCGGCCACCTGGTCCCGCGCGGCCGCCGCCCGCTGCTCGACGCCGCGCTCGACGAGGGCCGCATCGTGCGCGAGGGTGACCCGGAGTGGCGCGAGGAGGTCCCGGTGCGGGTCGAGTCCATCCCCGTACGCAGGGAAGGGCGCGTCCTCGGCGTCATCGCGCGCAACACCAACCTGCTGACCGTACGCACCCCTTCGCGCCTGGAGCTGACCTACCTCCAGTCGGCGTCCGACCTCGCGCAGATGATCGCCGCGGGATCGTTCCCGTTCCCGGGGCAGCAGGTCGACATGGATGCCTCCCCGCGCGTGG contains:
- a CDS encoding carbon starvation CstA family protein; this encodes MRTANPRSIVIWSLVALIGAAGWTVLALARDEEVSAAWMVAAALGTYAIAYRFYSKFIAYKVLKVDKSRATPAERLDNGIDFHPTDRRVLLGHHFAAIAGAGPLVGPVLAAQMGYLPGTIWIIVGVIFAGAVQDMVVLFFSTRRDGKSLGQMAREEIGPFGGAAALLATFAIMIILLGVLALVIVNALAQSPWGTFSIAMTIPIALLMGFYLRVLRPGRVSEVSLIGIALLLLALVSGRWVAESSLADTFTLAPSTLVIWLVAYGFIASILPVWMLLAPRDYLSTFMKIGTIVLLALGVVIALPTLKMDPVTDFASRGDGPVFAGSLFPFVFITIACGALSGFHALISSGTTPKMIQKETQVRMIGYGSMLMESAVAIMALVAASIIDPGLYFAMNAPAGVIGDTVQEASKAVAGFGYSISPADLAQAAKNVEESSLLSRTGGAPTLAIGVSEIFSKVTGGSMRAFWYHFAIMFEALFILTALDAGTRVGRFMLQDMLGNVYKPFRNVSWRPGLVLTSAAVTGLWGYFLWVGVHEPLGGINQLFPIFGIANQLLAAVALAVCTTLLVKSGRLKWAWITGIPLVWDATVTLTASWQKVFSSDPRVGFFQQRSNYQDAIDAGKVLPPAKTMDDMHTVVTNSTVDGVLSAALALLIVIVIADAARICVKHVRDPASSRLSEAPYVESKLTAPAGLIATREEKRELIP
- a CDS encoding DUF3311 domain-containing protein yields the protein MSDAPEVSRPVVTPVRVVIALCLVAPFVAMLWVSSYAKVEPTFIGIPFFYWYQMLWVLISTVLTMIAYKLWQRDQRARKEGGRS
- a CDS encoding GntR family transcriptional regulator codes for the protein MGTEAGGTGTDVGAPSEGASIGRTARVPKYYRLKRHLLDMTETLPPGTPVPPERTLAAEFDTSRTTVRQALQELVVEGRLERIQGKGTFVAKPKVSQALQLTSYTEDMRAQGLEPTSQLLDIGYITADDTLAGLLDISAGGRVLRIERLRLANGEAMAIETTHLSAKRFPALRRSLVKYTSLYTALAEVYDVHLAEAEETIETSLATPREAGLLGTDVGLPMLLLSRHSLDGSGQPVEWVRSVYRGDRYKFVARLKRPTD
- a CDS encoding carbohydrate ABC transporter permease, whose amino-acid sequence is MTVQKTERPPSGPTEVQTSDGGPRPGGPRRSAGRLTGVTPYLLLAPAIIVTLLLLGWPLVNNGILSFQNLNMRQFILHLTEWNGFDNYKEVLTGEDFWRVTGRSIAFTAVNVVLIMVLGTLVGLLLARLGRKMRTFLLVGLVLAWAMPVVAASTVYQWLFAQRFGVVNWVLAKIGFESMADHDWLATQYSTFFVVLLLIVWMSIPFVAINLYAATTTIPKELYEAASLDGAGAWKQFTQVTMPYLRPFLYATTFLEIIWVFKAFVQVFTINEGGPDRLTEILPVYAYIEGMGNQHFGMGAAIALLTIIILLAITSFYLRIVLKQEEDEL
- a CDS encoding carbohydrate ABC transporter permease, which produces MKRSLMGRLWPNLVAVVMFVFCVFPVYWMFATAFKPTGDIIAEDPVWFPTDATFEHFKTAVNADHFWTMAGNSLIVTLLAVVFSLIIGVTAAFALARMRFKGRRGFIIGFMLAQMAPWEVMVIAIYIIVRDADMLNSLIPLTLFYMVMILPFTLLTLRGFVAAVPKELEESAMVDGCTRMQAFRRVILPLLAPGLMSTSLFGFITAWNEFPLVLVLNKEAESKTLPVWLSSFQTQFGDDWGATMAAASLFAIPILILFVFLQRRAVSGLTDGAVKG
- a CDS encoding extracellular solute-binding protein → MKRKLIAAIGVAGMLVSVAACGGDDGDKKSGGADGYKGETLTLWAMDGSTPDQWQKDVTAAFEKKTGAKLKFEVQQWNGIQQKLTTALSEENPPDVFEIGNTQTAAYAKTGGLAELDDLKKSIGADWTESMNKASVIDGKQYAAPWFVLNRVVVYNKKIWADAGIKELPKTRAEFLKDLKQIGAKTDAEPIYLPGQNWYHFVGLTIGEGAELVKKDGDKYVSNLGDPKVAKAMKTYKEFADLSKAPKNKDEATPQQAEVFAKGKTGAFIGMSWEAPTAIKANPKIEKDIGFFTIPGATADKPEGVFLGGSNLAIAATSKKQDLAKEFLKIALSDKFEGQFAKEGGTIPNKKALESNLKGNPAAEAAAPATSGGGTTPLIPEWGAVENPPNPIKNYMTAVLNGKSPAAAAKQVEGELNKRLAQKQ
- a CDS encoding YbdD/YjiX family protein — encoded protein: MRWYVRELTDESAYERYVAHVRRDHPAATVPSRRAFERMRTDNQESDPRQGFRCC